Proteins from a single region of Haloarcula laminariae:
- a CDS encoding DUF6884 domain-containing protein has protein sequence MRFYVPEWDDAVDSHYDFKHDELSTLNRQERDLDYIWDIFEPETTPVDGVLISREQVEETNRKAERLAQYGVYDDPVLSIPNWLPTISDCGAWGYKSLPFPPYGNEDMLDFYETLDVTVGVTIDHLVLGSGKDKGRLYLDERAFDGELNKGDIPDPITDVVDVMIEEWPEEWPSYVDEYEPTIRTDHTEVEPFIAEDFRGDIDTILSRLEQDSRAVYREHDAEFRYDLTLRNAREMYDLYQRGDYPFRLMVAIQGWNPETYSKAAEEVLGMGYDYLGIGGVAGSPVHDVRGIVKSVGKTIKQFEREHDSRIDSHVFGFAKTEAFETIGRSGMTSFDSASMLRSAWTGGQNYRLDNGERYDAIRIRYPSSRDNLSEAVEQSLRGRETLVVLRAYDADGSICDALESWYERAEKVLPAAREYLLVHRHDDQYDESLLQDIERAFREDFQYGRELQASFSDNLRSKLVKLLRKDTPDDPVPFTEYDELLTKAMNVFEAFPHAKTVLDESNVVSDYDRVWEVVRDYATWIGDDNLLQEYQETLRNRPWEKCDCPICSEHGVEVCIFRGNDRNRRRGFHNTRRFYDEFKRDLPKILVATQGDASFGGYETVEDYLRDKHSSFWTQTHDLPVAEIGVLDANGVSEWWEETPSLVSFAPDRMAANIGEQAARYQHLFVHTLGGELDEETVAAARENGCEVHTNSNPRDLRDEILEVCGQNYAASDDFVPHPPEIDTENGLDILVIDQCSGSKEIPDDAPIFGEEETLQFSREDLLARDNVPGIAARDLYTGRQQSHVKSAVRWLLRQGHDVDRYFVSAGFGLVAEDEYLPPYEVTFSSMNVSDIRERSAKLDIQKDLRHLLQEADYDVVFFTLGKDYYTSIDIDEMVQEVRTDRIGVVFNRELVEDQFDNIESIPARTEDAKEHGTIVVGLKGHYMKNFARYIDTVDILRPETIEELCRRVEEVPPQTEFESE, from the coding sequence GTGCGGTTCTACGTACCTGAGTGGGACGACGCAGTCGACTCCCACTACGATTTCAAACACGACGAACTCTCTACCTTGAACCGTCAAGAGCGCGATCTGGACTATATCTGGGACATTTTCGAGCCCGAAACAACACCAGTAGACGGGGTTCTCATATCTCGCGAACAGGTCGAAGAGACAAACCGCAAAGCCGAGCGACTAGCCCAGTACGGTGTCTACGATGACCCCGTACTTTCTATCCCGAATTGGTTACCGACGATTAGTGACTGCGGGGCTTGGGGGTACAAGTCGCTCCCTTTCCCACCGTACGGGAACGAGGATATGCTCGACTTCTACGAGACGCTGGACGTTACTGTCGGCGTCACTATCGACCACCTCGTTCTAGGGTCGGGAAAGGACAAGGGACGGCTCTATCTTGACGAACGCGCGTTCGACGGAGAACTCAACAAAGGCGACATCCCCGACCCCATCACCGACGTCGTTGACGTCATGATTGAGGAATGGCCAGAGGAATGGCCCTCATATGTCGACGAGTACGAGCCGACGATTCGTACTGATCATACAGAAGTTGAACCGTTCATCGCTGAGGACTTTCGGGGAGACATTGATACCATTCTGTCCCGTCTCGAACAAGATTCACGTGCGGTCTATCGCGAACACGACGCCGAGTTCCGCTACGACTTGACGCTGCGGAACGCCCGAGAGATGTATGACCTCTACCAGCGTGGTGATTACCCGTTCCGACTGATGGTCGCCATCCAAGGATGGAACCCTGAAACATACAGCAAGGCCGCTGAGGAAGTGCTTGGTATGGGTTACGACTACCTCGGCATCGGAGGAGTTGCAGGTAGCCCAGTTCACGACGTTCGTGGAATCGTCAAGAGCGTCGGGAAGACTATCAAACAGTTCGAACGAGAGCACGACAGCCGTATCGACTCCCACGTCTTCGGCTTCGCGAAGACTGAAGCATTCGAGACGATCGGCCGTTCAGGGATGACCAGCTTCGACAGCGCAAGTATGCTTCGCTCGGCGTGGACAGGTGGTCAGAATTATCGTCTTGACAACGGCGAGCGCTATGATGCAATACGGATTCGCTACCCGTCGAGCCGAGACAACCTCAGCGAAGCTGTGGAGCAGTCCTTACGCGGTCGTGAAACACTGGTGGTGCTCCGAGCATACGATGCAGATGGTTCAATTTGTGATGCTCTTGAGAGCTGGTACGAGAGGGCTGAGAAGGTGCTGCCAGCGGCGAGAGAATACCTGCTGGTACACCGCCACGATGATCAGTATGACGAGTCACTCTTACAGGACATAGAAAGGGCGTTTCGAGAGGATTTCCAGTATGGACGCGAGCTTCAAGCGAGTTTCAGCGACAACCTCCGTAGTAAGTTGGTCAAACTTCTACGGAAAGACACCCCGGATGACCCAGTACCGTTCACGGAGTATGATGAACTGCTGACCAAGGCGATGAACGTGTTCGAGGCGTTCCCACACGCGAAGACCGTCTTGGACGAGTCCAATGTTGTCAGTGACTACGATCGTGTCTGGGAGGTTGTCAGAGATTACGCTACTTGGATTGGTGATGACAATCTCCTCCAAGAGTACCAAGAGACCCTTCGAAACCGCCCTTGGGAGAAATGTGACTGTCCAATCTGTAGTGAGCACGGTGTCGAGGTTTGTATCTTCCGCGGAAACGACCGGAATCGTCGGCGTGGTTTCCACAACACACGACGCTTCTACGACGAATTCAAGCGAGACCTTCCGAAAATTCTCGTCGCGACCCAGGGTGATGCTAGTTTCGGTGGCTACGAAACCGTAGAAGACTACCTGCGTGACAAACACTCCTCGTTCTGGACTCAGACACATGACCTTCCGGTCGCAGAGATTGGTGTATTAGATGCGAACGGCGTGAGTGAGTGGTGGGAAGAAACCCCGTCGCTCGTCTCGTTCGCCCCAGATCGTATGGCAGCAAACATCGGCGAACAAGCAGCGAGGTACCAGCACCTCTTCGTACACACATTGGGTGGTGAACTTGACGAAGAAACCGTAGCGGCTGCTCGGGAAAACGGTTGCGAGGTACACACCAATAGCAACCCTCGAGACTTGCGAGATGAAATACTCGAGGTCTGCGGGCAGAACTATGCAGCCAGTGACGACTTCGTGCCTCATCCACCTGAGATTGATACCGAGAACGGATTGGACATCCTTGTCATCGATCAGTGTTCAGGATCGAAGGAGATACCAGATGACGCGCCCATTTTCGGTGAAGAGGAAACTCTCCAGTTCTCTCGTGAAGACCTCCTCGCTCGTGATAATGTGCCAGGTATTGCGGCACGCGACCTGTACACGGGACGTCAGCAAAGCCACGTCAAGAGTGCAGTTAGATGGCTTCTGCGGCAAGGTCACGACGTCGACCGTTACTTCGTGAGTGCAGGATTTGGCCTTGTCGCAGAAGACGAGTATCTTCCACCCTACGAGGTAACGTTCAGCTCAATGAACGTTAGCGACATAAGAGAGCGGTCTGCGAAACTCGACATCCAAAAAGACCTACGACACCTCCTTCAAGAGGCCGATTACGATGTCGTCTTCTTTACCCTTGGAAAGGACTATTACACCAGTATCGACATCGACGAGATGGTTCAGGAGGTACGTACCGACCGAATTGGTGTGGTCTTCAACCGCGAACTTGTCGAAGATCAATTTGACAATATCGAATCTATCCCCGCGCGGACAGAGGACGCAAAAGAACATGGCACGATCGTTGTTGGACTCAAGGGACACTATATGAAGAACTTCGCTCGATACATCGATACTGTCGATATTCTTCGCCCGGAAACTATCGAAGAACTATGTCGGCGAGTAGAGGAAGTACCACCACAAACGGAATTCGAGTCTGAGTGA
- a CDS encoding tRNA-guanine transglycosylase: MLYRRRKLDLPRGELDTPVLFPVRNIGKRSSDNTPTYVGTIPEFSAAMINARSIRNRDPMWQRISNGVTLREEMDVPEDTIVFADSGGFDFANEEVDTTPAKTLDTQRQLDADILGTVDIPLSRENRAAENQRRIDQSIEYALKASDHHDGKGLLFASVHGYDPETIRNNIQYLEKNGEFDGFALGSMVPIRTDYKKVTKLILSARNATDKHLHVYGLGGLVYQPLLLYLGVDSFDSSAFIRSAGNRNYLIPGFGGEELRNIEELDRLPCPCPVCGQKELDEIREDRTALTQHNLWALATELRRFRYVAESDRDVEEYLDLRFSGNKVTKRAYETAKQQMRRLT; encoded by the coding sequence ATGTTGTATCGACGCAGGAAACTCGACCTCCCCCGAGGGGAATTAGACACCCCTGTTCTTTTCCCCGTTAGAAACATCGGGAAGCGGTCGAGTGACAATACACCGACGTACGTCGGCACGATCCCAGAGTTCTCGGCAGCGATGATCAACGCGAGATCAATTCGTAACCGAGACCCAATGTGGCAGAGAATATCGAATGGTGTAACATTACGAGAGGAAATGGACGTCCCGGAGGACACCATCGTTTTCGCGGACAGTGGTGGGTTCGATTTCGCCAACGAAGAAGTGGACACTACCCCAGCAAAAACGCTTGATACCCAGAGACAATTGGACGCGGACATCCTCGGCACAGTCGACATTCCTCTCTCAAGGGAGAATCGGGCAGCAGAAAATCAACGGCGAATCGACCAAAGCATCGAGTACGCACTCAAAGCGAGCGACCATCACGATGGGAAGGGCCTTCTCTTCGCGAGTGTCCATGGTTACGATCCAGAGACGATCCGGAATAACATACAATACCTGGAGAAGAACGGTGAATTCGATGGGTTTGCTCTCGGAAGTATGGTTCCAATACGAACCGATTATAAAAAAGTAACAAAACTGATACTATCTGCACGAAACGCGACAGACAAGCACCTGCACGTGTATGGTCTCGGAGGTCTCGTCTATCAACCACTGCTGCTCTACTTGGGGGTCGACAGTTTCGACTCTTCGGCCTTCATTCGTAGTGCAGGCAACCGGAACTACTTGATTCCGGGATTCGGAGGGGAAGAACTACGGAATATCGAGGAATTAGACAGGCTCCCCTGTCCCTGCCCGGTGTGTGGACAAAAAGAGCTCGACGAGATTCGCGAAGATCGAACTGCCCTGACCCAGCATAATCTCTGGGCACTTGCGACCGAGCTGCGACGCTTCCGTTATGTCGCCGAATCTGATCGAGATGTTGAGGAGTACCTCGACTTGCGCTTCAGCGGGAACAAGGTCACTAAGCGGGCATACGAAACCGCGAAGCAACAGATGAGGAGGCTCACATGA